A stretch of the Photobacterium sp. CCB-ST2H9 genome encodes the following:
- the lafA gene encoding lateral flagellin LafA, translating into MALSMHTNYASLVTQNTLNGTGNMLNKAMERLATGYRINSAADDAAGLQISSRLQAQTRGMSVAMRNSQDGISMMQTVEGALDETANILYRMNDLATQAANGTNSVNDQEALYAEFTELTSELGNVMANTKYAGETVFDAAGVKGGGIVLQIGGSSAEQLSFATSIDTKVGAAVTALQAGGTIASLTTFGDTGATVATNQTNARAAMDAITASLDTIGGARAALGANMNRLEHTITNLGNMVENTTAAKGRITDTDFAVETSNMTKNQMLMQAGTNVLSQTNQLSGMAMSLLR; encoded by the coding sequence ATGGCTCTATCAATGCACACCAACTACGCATCTCTGGTAACGCAAAACACCCTGAACGGCACAGGTAACATGCTGAACAAAGCCATGGAGCGTCTGGCGACTGGCTACCGCATCAACTCTGCTGCTGACGATGCAGCTGGTCTGCAAATCTCTAGCCGCCTGCAAGCACAAACTCGTGGCATGTCAGTTGCAATGCGCAACTCACAAGACGGCATCTCTATGATGCAAACTGTTGAAGGTGCACTGGACGAAACTGCAAACATCCTGTACCGCATGAACGACCTGGCAACTCAGGCTGCGAACGGTACAAACTCAGTAAACGACCAGGAAGCTCTGTACGCAGAATTCACTGAACTGACCAGCGAGCTGGGCAACGTAATGGCAAACACTAAGTATGCTGGTGAGACTGTATTCGACGCAGCTGGTGTGAAAGGCGGCGGTATCGTTCTGCAAATCGGTGGTTCTTCTGCTGAGCAGCTGAGCTTCGCAACTTCTATCGATACTAAAGTTGGTGCAGCGGTAACTGCTCTGCAAGCAGGTGGTACTATCGCATCTCTGACGACTTTCGGTGACACTGGTGCAACAGTAGCAACGAACCAAACCAATGCTCGTGCAGCAATGGACGCGATTACTGCATCTCTGGACACCATCGGTGGCGCTCGTGCAGCACTGGGTGCGAACATGAACCGTCTGGAGCACACCATCACTAACCTGGGTAACATGGTTGAGAACACCACTGCTGCGAAAGGCCGTATCACTGATACCGACTTCGCTGTAGAAACTTCAAACATGACTAAGAACCAGATGCTGATGCAAGCCGGTACGAACGTACTGTCTCAAACTAACCAGCTGTCTGGCATGGCAATGTCTCTGCTGCGCTAA
- the flhB gene encoding flagellar biosynthesis protein FlhB, protein MSDQSTQDKTEKATPQKIRKAREQGQIPRAKDLTAAVIFLVVVYFFSIQISTIWDAMSGVFRFNMQLTRDDLQSPWQGIEHVGQSLAIVIELLLPLFMVILLAAIGGSLLLGGWLFYPAGVMPKLSKISPLSGIKRMFSTRSLVELLKSSLKVTVLLMLLYLYLDAHLAELLAMQNQPLRQGVVAIMQILFDGVLIMGVALLVFGLLDVPYQRWEHMKQLKMTKQEIKEEFKNSEGRPEVKQRIRQIQQQFARRKVEKTVPQADVVITNPTHYAVAIKYDPAMYDAPFVVAKGVDEMAQHIQRIARENNVEVLNSPPLTRAIYHTTQLEQAVPSQLYIAVAHILTYVMQLKAFRTGKGGQPQPLPTFVIPRHLQY, encoded by the coding sequence ATGAGTGATCAGAGTACTCAGGACAAAACAGAAAAGGCCACGCCCCAGAAAATCCGCAAAGCACGGGAGCAGGGGCAAATTCCCCGTGCGAAAGATCTGACTGCTGCGGTGATTTTCCTGGTTGTGGTCTATTTCTTTTCAATTCAGATCAGCACCATCTGGGACGCCATGAGCGGCGTCTTCCGTTTCAATATGCAGCTGACCCGTGATGATCTGCAGTCGCCCTGGCAGGGAATTGAACACGTGGGCCAGAGTCTGGCCATTGTGATCGAGTTGCTGCTGCCGCTGTTCATGGTGATTCTACTGGCCGCGATAGGCGGCAGCCTGCTCCTGGGCGGCTGGCTGTTTTATCCGGCAGGCGTGATGCCTAAGCTTTCAAAAATCAGTCCGCTGTCAGGTATCAAGCGTATGTTTTCAACCCGCTCGCTGGTTGAGCTGCTGAAATCGTCGCTGAAAGTCACTGTGCTGCTGATGCTGCTTTATCTGTATCTGGATGCTCATCTGGCTGAGCTGCTGGCCATGCAAAACCAGCCGCTGCGTCAGGGCGTGGTCGCCATTATGCAAATCCTGTTCGACGGCGTTCTTATCATGGGTGTTGCCCTGCTTGTCTTCGGTCTGCTGGATGTTCCCTATCAACGCTGGGAGCACATGAAGCAACTGAAAATGACCAAGCAGGAGATCAAAGAAGAATTTAAAAACAGCGAAGGCCGCCCGGAGGTAAAACAACGGATTCGTCAGATTCAGCAGCAGTTCGCCCGGCGAAAAGTGGAGAAGACGGTGCCGCAGGCCGATGTCGTCATCACCAACCCGACGCACTACGCCGTTGCTATCAAATACGATCCGGCAATGTATGACGCGCCCTTTGTTGTCGCGAAGGGGGTTGATGAAATGGCCCAGCATATTCAGCGCATCGCCCGTGAAAACAATGTCGAAGTGCTGAACTCGCCTCCGTTAACACGGGCCATTTACCATACCACGCAGCTGGAACAGGCCGTGCCGAGCCAGTTGTATATCGCCGTGGCACATATTCTGACTTATGTCATGCAGCTGAAAGCCTTCCGTACCGGCAAAGGCGGGCAGCCACAGCCATTACCGACTTTTGTTATCCCACGCCACTTACAGTATTAA
- the fliP gene encoding flagellar type III secretion system pore protein FliP (The bacterial flagellar biogenesis protein FliP forms a type III secretion system (T3SS)-type pore required for flagellar assembly.) codes for MTVSDGTSNQEYSVKLQVLLLMTALSLLPAFLLMATSFTRIIIVLAILRQALGLQQSPPNRVLVGIALALTLLIMRPVWTDVYEHAFKPYDAGQITLMEAFSVAEKPVKDFMLRQTQQTSLEQMLHIANEPLDQKAEDLSFAVVLPAFVISELKTAFQIGFMLFIPFLIIDLVVASVLMAMGMMMLSPLIISLPFKLVVFVLADGWTMTVGTLSASFG; via the coding sequence ATGACAGTTTCAGACGGCACCTCTAATCAGGAATACAGTGTCAAGCTTCAAGTGCTGCTCCTGATGACGGCACTGAGTTTACTGCCTGCATTTCTGCTGATGGCAACCAGCTTTACTCGCATCATTATTGTACTGGCCATTCTGCGTCAGGCCCTCGGCCTGCAGCAGAGTCCGCCAAACCGGGTACTGGTGGGGATTGCGCTGGCGCTGACGCTACTCATTATGCGTCCGGTATGGACTGATGTGTATGAACACGCCTTCAAGCCCTATGACGCAGGTCAGATCACGCTGATGGAAGCTTTCTCTGTGGCAGAAAAACCCGTCAAGGATTTCATGCTCAGACAAACCCAGCAAACGTCTCTTGAGCAGATGCTGCATATTGCAAACGAGCCTCTGGATCAGAAAGCAGAAGATCTGTCCTTTGCCGTGGTGCTGCCGGCCTTTGTGATCAGCGAGCTGAAAACAGCCTTTCAGATTGGTTTTATGCTGTTCATTCCGTTTCTCATCATCGACCTGGTTGTGGCCAGTGTGCTGATGGCCATGGGGATGATGATGCTTTCACCACTGATTATTTCGCTGCCTTTTAAACTGGTCGTATTTGTTCTGGCCGATGGCTGGACCATGACAGTCGGCACACTGTCGGCAAGTTTCGGCTAG
- a CDS encoding M28 family metallopeptidase yields the protein MKNTTTALALIISAVCTQAYAAEEDKVWISIGSDATQTLKSVMQSQAQSILPDSLASNGKAWVGQVNYKQLAELTHQMHEDHHRCGGYMVHSSAESAMAASIMPETLAAFPIPDITQQDKVNAWLPQVSASEITGTISSLSSFINRFYTTTSGAQASDWLANEWRSLTNSLPNADVQQVSHAGYNQKSVVLTITGSEKPDEWVVIGGHLDSTIGSNTGENSVAPGADDDASGIASVTEIIRVLSENNFKPKRSIAFMAYAAEEVGLRGSQDLANKYKSEGKNVVSALQLDMTNYNGSPEDIVFMTDYTDSNLTTFLARLVDEYIPSISYGFDRCGYACSDHASWHNAGFPAAMPFESKFNDYNPRIHSTQDTLENSDPTGAHAVKFSKLGLAYAIETANATGGTTPPPTGNVLKDGVPVTGLSGATGSQVRYSFELPAQKTLQISTSGGSGDVDLYVSFGSEATKQNWDCRPYRYGNNEVCTFSGATPGTYSILLDGYSQYSGVTLKASTQ from the coding sequence ATGAAAAACACAACAACGGCTCTGGCACTGATCATTTCTGCGGTATGCACACAAGCCTATGCAGCCGAAGAAGATAAGGTCTGGATTTCGATTGGTTCTGATGCCACCCAAACGCTGAAGTCGGTGATGCAGTCACAGGCACAATCAATCCTGCCGGATTCACTGGCGAGCAACGGCAAAGCATGGGTCGGTCAAGTCAATTACAAACAATTAGCCGAGTTAACACACCAGATGCACGAAGATCATCACCGTTGCGGCGGGTATATGGTGCATTCTTCAGCTGAAAGTGCGATGGCAGCCAGCATCATGCCTGAAACACTTGCAGCATTTCCGATTCCGGATATCACACAGCAGGATAAAGTGAATGCCTGGTTACCTCAGGTCAGCGCATCGGAGATTACCGGCACCATCAGTTCGCTATCCAGTTTCATCAACCGTTTCTACACCACCACTTCTGGTGCTCAGGCATCCGACTGGCTGGCAAATGAATGGCGCTCACTCACGAATTCTCTGCCCAATGCAGATGTCCAGCAAGTTTCACACGCTGGCTATAACCAAAAATCAGTCGTTCTGACAATCACAGGCTCCGAAAAACCGGATGAGTGGGTGGTGATCGGCGGCCACCTGGACTCAACCATCGGATCAAACACTGGTGAAAACAGTGTTGCACCCGGCGCGGATGACGATGCATCAGGGATTGCCAGTGTCACCGAAATTATCCGGGTCCTGTCTGAAAATAACTTCAAACCCAAACGCAGTATTGCTTTCATGGCCTATGCCGCAGAAGAAGTGGGTCTGCGTGGTTCTCAGGATCTGGCCAACAAGTATAAATCAGAAGGAAAAAATGTCGTTTCAGCCCTGCAGCTGGACATGACCAACTACAATGGTTCTCCAGAAGATATCGTCTTTATGACCGATTATACCGACAGCAATCTGACCACTTTCCTGGCCCGTCTGGTGGATGAATACATTCCGTCGATCTCGTATGGGTTCGACCGCTGTGGTTACGCCTGTTCTGACCACGCTTCCTGGCATAATGCAGGCTTCCCTGCCGCTATGCCATTTGAATCGAAGTTCAACGACTACAACCCGAGAATCCACAGCACGCAAGACACCCTGGAAAATTCCGATCCGACTGGCGCGCATGCGGTGAAATTCTCGAAGCTTGGGCTGGCCTATGCCATTGAAACGGCGAACGCAACTGGCGGCACCACCCCACCGCCAACAGGAAATGTACTCAAAGATGGTGTCCCTGTGACAGGCTTGTCAGGTGCAACGGGCAGCCAGGTTCGTTACAGTTTTGAACTTCCAGCTCAGAAAACACTGCAAATCAGCACCAGCGGCGGCAGCGGCGATGTCGATCTGTATGTCTCTTTCGGTTCTGAAGCCACGAAGCAAAACTGGGACTGCAGACCTTACCGTTACGGTAACAATGAAGTCTGTACTTTCTCTGGTGCCACACCCGGTACCTACTCCATTCTGCTGGACGGCTATTCTCAGTACAGTGGCGTCACTCTGAAAGCCTCAACACAATAA
- the fliQ gene encoding flagellar biosynthesis protein FliQ, translating to MTPELVVTLFSNAVWMIITIVMVLVVPGLLVGLVIAVFQAATQINEQTLSFLPRLLVTLLMVIFAGHWMLRKLIDLFTQLFHNIPGMIG from the coding sequence ATGACACCGGAACTCGTCGTCACCCTGTTTTCAAATGCTGTCTGGATGATCATCACCATTGTGATGGTGCTGGTCGTGCCCGGCCTGCTGGTTGGTCTGGTCATTGCGGTCTTTCAGGCCGCGACCCAAATCAATGAACAGACCCTCAGCTTTCTGCCCCGCTTGCTGGTCACTCTGCTGATGGTCATTTTTGCCGGTCACTGGATGCTCAGAAAACTGATTGACCTGTTTACGCAGTTGTTTCACAACATTCCGGGAATGATTGGCTGA
- the flhA gene encoding flagellar biosynthesis protein FlhA — MLNRLPQLNHFKRSYISIPAALLMILAMVMLPLPPMLLDAMFTFNIVLAIMVLLVSTTAKRPLDFSVFPTILLVATLLRLTLNVASTRVVLLEGHQGGDAAGKVIQAFGEVVIGGNYVVGMVVFVILMIINFVVITKGGERISEVAARFTLDALPGKQMAIDADLNAGLIDQERAKLRRKEVANEADFYGSMDGASKFVRGDAIAGLLILFINIIGGVSIGVFEYDMTAAEAFKTFALLTIGDGLVAQIPSLLLATSAAIIVTRINDSDDDMADAMRNQLLATPATLFIAAAIMAIVGSVPGMPHLAFYAFAAVLGYAGWRQAKSPQHDEQLDQVEQLSHAMRRESEQALGWEDIPHIHSLSLQLGFRLVHLVNKDQGAPLTQRIRGIRKTLSEQVGYLLPEVSIQDNLSLRPNQYTIAVHGEIIEQGEIEPDRLMAIAVGETYGEIDGILGTDPAYQLPAVWIEPSDKAKALNMGYQVIDDATVIATHLSKIMKNNLADLFTHDDVENMMQRLASQAPKLAEALGNAITPAQQLKVFRHLLQDQVPVKDIRTIANTMLDSVENTKDPILLAADVRCSLRRTLVNLINGDRKDLNVYTLADDLEQILLQSLQQAQANGQVVLDSFPVEPNILQQFQQNLPLVKQQLKQQNMPPVLLVMPQLRPLLSRYARTFAQGLAVLSYNEIPEHKQINVVGNLG; from the coding sequence ATGCTAAACCGGCTACCTCAACTGAACCATTTTAAGCGCAGCTATATCAGCATTCCTGCTGCGCTGCTCATGATACTGGCGATGGTCATGTTGCCTTTGCCGCCCATGCTGCTGGACGCCATGTTTACGTTCAACATTGTGCTGGCAATCATGGTGCTGCTGGTCAGCACCACGGCAAAACGACCGCTGGATTTCTCCGTATTTCCGACCATTCTCCTGGTTGCCACCCTGCTCCGCCTGACACTGAACGTTGCGTCGACCCGCGTCGTCCTGCTGGAAGGTCATCAGGGCGGCGATGCTGCCGGTAAGGTCATTCAGGCCTTCGGTGAAGTCGTGATCGGCGGTAACTATGTCGTCGGTATGGTTGTGTTCGTCATCCTGATGATCATTAACTTTGTCGTGATTACCAAAGGTGGCGAACGAATTTCCGAAGTGGCCGCTCGCTTTACACTGGACGCCCTGCCCGGTAAGCAGATGGCCATCGATGCCGATCTCAACGCCGGTCTGATCGATCAGGAACGCGCCAAGCTGCGCCGGAAAGAAGTCGCCAACGAAGCCGACTTCTACGGCTCAATGGACGGTGCATCCAAATTCGTCCGGGGTGATGCGATTGCCGGCCTGCTGATTCTGTTCATCAATATTATTGGTGGTGTCAGCATCGGCGTGTTCGAATACGACATGACCGCAGCCGAAGCGTTTAAAACTTTTGCCCTGCTGACCATCGGTGACGGTCTGGTTGCTCAGATCCCATCTCTGTTGCTGGCAACCTCTGCAGCCATCATCGTTACCCGCATCAATGACAGTGATGATGACATGGCAGATGCCATGCGCAACCAGCTGTTGGCTACGCCTGCAACCCTCTTTATCGCTGCAGCCATTATGGCAATTGTCGGCAGCGTACCAGGCATGCCGCATCTGGCGTTTTACGCATTCGCCGCTGTCCTCGGCTATGCCGGATGGCGTCAGGCCAAATCGCCTCAGCATGATGAGCAACTCGATCAGGTCGAGCAGTTAAGCCATGCGATGCGCCGTGAAAGTGAGCAGGCACTTGGCTGGGAAGACATCCCGCACATTCACAGTCTGTCACTGCAGTTGGGCTTCCGTCTGGTCCATCTGGTCAATAAAGATCAGGGCGCACCACTGACCCAGCGCATCCGTGGGATCCGGAAAACCCTGTCAGAACAGGTGGGTTACCTGCTGCCTGAAGTCAGTATTCAGGATAATCTCAGCCTTCGTCCGAATCAGTACACCATTGCAGTCCACGGTGAAATTATTGAACAGGGTGAAATCGAGCCGGATCGTCTGATGGCGATTGCCGTTGGTGAAACCTACGGTGAGATTGACGGTATTCTGGGTACCGATCCGGCTTACCAGCTGCCGGCCGTCTGGATTGAACCAAGCGACAAGGCTAAAGCCCTGAACATGGGATATCAGGTGATTGACGATGCAACCGTGATCGCAACTCACCTGAGCAAAATCATGAAGAACAATCTCGCTGATCTGTTTACGCATGATGATGTAGAAAACATGATGCAGCGTCTGGCATCGCAAGCGCCGAAACTGGCTGAAGCTCTGGGCAATGCCATTACTCCGGCACAGCAATTAAAAGTATTCCGCCACTTACTGCAGGATCAGGTGCCGGTGAAAGACATCCGCACCATTGCGAATACCATGCTGGACAGCGTTGAAAACACCAAAGACCCGATTCTGCTGGCTGCCGATGTTCGTTGCAGCCTGCGCCGGACGCTGGTGAACCTGATTAATGGTGACCGGAAAGATCTGAACGTCTATACACTGGCTGATGATCTTGAACAAATCCTGCTGCAATCCCTGCAGCAAGCACAGGCAAATGGCCAGGTCGTTCTGGACAGTTTCCCGGTGGAGCCAAATATTCTCCAGCAATTCCAGCAGAATCTGCCACTGGTGAAACAGCAGCTGAAGCAACAGAATATGCCGCCTGTTTTGCTTGTTATGCCGCAACTTCGTCCACTTCTGTCACGTTATGCGCGTACATTTGCGCAAGGTCTGGCTGTCTTGTCATATAATGAGATTCCAGAGCATAAGCAAATCAACGTGGTAGGAAACCTTGGCTAA
- the fliR gene encoding flagellar biosynthetic protein FliR has product MDVTFAQITAWLGQVWWPFFRLGAAFVAMPFFGDGAIPLWVRLLFALSISILIAPLMPAMPAVDPLSLKALVLAFEQAIWGVFFGFILHLLFTTMTMLGQIVSMQMGLSMAIMNDPVNGMSVALLGRMFLMFSTLLFLALDGHLVVIDILVQSFHVWPVGSGISEATLQQVISMASWMFASALALALPAIISMLLANISFGVMNRAAPSLNVYALGFPMTMLLGLFSMLIAISGVPTRYTQFVHTTLQALTSYVAGNGI; this is encoded by the coding sequence ATGGATGTCACTTTCGCGCAAATCACAGCCTGGCTCGGGCAAGTCTGGTGGCCATTTTTCCGTCTGGGGGCCGCATTTGTTGCCATGCCTTTCTTCGGCGATGGCGCCATTCCGCTTTGGGTGCGTCTGCTGTTTGCCCTGTCCATCAGTATCCTGATTGCGCCTCTCATGCCGGCGATGCCTGCAGTCGATCCCCTGTCACTCAAAGCACTGGTACTGGCGTTTGAACAAGCGATCTGGGGGGTCTTTTTCGGCTTTATCCTGCATCTGCTCTTCACCACCATGACCATGCTGGGCCAGATTGTTTCCATGCAGATGGGCCTGAGTATGGCCATCATGAATGATCCGGTAAACGGCATGTCTGTTGCGCTGCTGGGCCGGATGTTCCTGATGTTCAGCACCCTGCTGTTTCTGGCCCTGGACGGTCATTTAGTGGTGATTGATATTCTGGTTCAGAGTTTCCATGTCTGGCCGGTCGGCTCCGGGATTAGTGAAGCCACACTTCAACAGGTCATTTCCATGGCCAGCTGGATGTTTGCTTCCGCGCTGGCACTGGCATTACCGGCCATTATTTCGATGCTGCTGGCAAACATCAGCTTTGGTGTGATGAACCGTGCCGCACCGAGCCTGAACGTTTACGCGCTGGGCTTCCCGATGACGATGTTACTGGGTCTGTTCAGCATGCTGATTGCAATCAGCGGCGTCCCGACACGATACACCCAATTTGTTCATACCACTTTGCAGGCACTGACCAGCTACGTCGCAGGAAACGGCATATGA